Proteins from one Tautonia marina genomic window:
- a CDS encoding sigma 54-interacting transcriptional regulator: MASDRPRTLGELKQSGYRVESVKDEMRRNLIAMIRRGEPLFPEILGYEETVVPQIQNAILSKHDMLFLGTRGQAKTRMLRQLVRLLDDTIPIVDGSEVNDHPYHPVSREARDKLDAMGDATPISWVGREQRYQEKLATPDVTIADLIGEIDMIKHAEGRYLSSELTMHFGLIPRTNRGIFCMNELPDLSPKIQVGMFNVLEERDVQIRGYPVRLELDLCMVFSANPEDYTNRGRIVTPLKDRIGSVIRTHYPLTREVGISINDQNAWVDRAGEQVAVPFFVKEVVEETARLARTSSHVNQASGVSVRMSIANLENVVSNAERRALVNQESWVVPRIGDLAHVVPSTRGKIELTMADDDGSEDVLIGRIVGEAVKNVFSERFNPKEFRAAVEHFDNGGGVELTDVLPTRELLKRIEKIPGLLKKAEDLAKDSLPDLSDPDLHHAAIAASAEFILEGLHVHNRLNKNVKAGVASYER; encoded by the coding sequence ATGGCATCTGACCGACCCCGGACCCTGGGCGAGCTGAAACAGAGCGGCTACCGTGTCGAGTCGGTCAAGGACGAGATGCGCCGCAACCTGATTGCGATGATCCGTCGCGGGGAGCCCCTGTTTCCCGAGATCCTCGGCTACGAGGAGACGGTTGTTCCCCAGATTCAGAACGCCATCCTCTCCAAGCACGACATGCTCTTCCTCGGCACCCGAGGACAGGCCAAAACCCGGATGCTCCGGCAACTCGTTCGTCTGCTCGACGACACCATCCCCATCGTCGACGGCTCCGAGGTGAACGATCACCCGTACCATCCCGTCAGCCGAGAGGCCCGCGACAAGCTCGACGCGATGGGTGACGCCACTCCGATCTCCTGGGTCGGCCGCGAGCAGCGCTATCAGGAAAAGCTCGCCACGCCCGACGTCACCATCGCCGACCTGATCGGCGAAATCGACATGATCAAGCACGCCGAGGGGCGCTACCTCTCCAGCGAGCTGACCATGCACTTCGGCCTCATCCCCCGGACCAACCGCGGCATCTTCTGCATGAACGAGCTGCCCGACCTCTCCCCCAAAATCCAGGTCGGTATGTTTAACGTGCTCGAAGAACGGGATGTTCAGATCAGAGGTTATCCGGTTCGCCTGGAGCTGGACCTCTGCATGGTCTTCTCGGCCAACCCGGAGGACTACACCAACCGCGGTCGGATCGTCACCCCCTTGAAGGACCGGATCGGCTCGGTCATCCGCACGCACTATCCGCTCACCCGAGAGGTCGGGATCTCGATCAACGACCAGAACGCCTGGGTCGATCGGGCGGGGGAACAGGTGGCCGTTCCGTTCTTCGTCAAGGAGGTGGTCGAGGAGACCGCGCGGCTGGCCCGGACCTCGTCGCACGTCAACCAGGCGTCGGGCGTCTCGGTGCGAATGTCGATTGCCAACCTGGAAAACGTCGTCTCCAACGCCGAGCGACGGGCGTTGGTCAACCAGGAATCGTGGGTGGTACCTCGGATCGGTGACCTCGCCCATGTCGTACCCAGTACTCGCGGGAAGATCGAGCTCACGATGGCCGACGACGACGGTTCCGAGGATGTGCTGATCGGCCGGATCGTGGGAGAAGCAGTCAAGAATGTCTTCTCCGAACGCTTCAACCCGAAGGAATTTCGCGCCGCCGTCGAACACTTTGATAATGGCGGAGGTGTGGAATTGACTGATGTTTTGCCGACGCGAGAACTGTTGAAGCGGATTGAGAAAATCCCTGGCCTGCTCAAGAAGGCGGAAGACCTCGCCAAGGATTCCTTGCCCGACCTGTCCGACCCCGACCTGCATCACGCCGCTATCGCCGCGTCGGCCGAGTTCATTCTCGAGGGTTTACATGTGCATAATCGTCTGAACAAGAATGTGAAGGCGGGTGTGGCGTCGTACGAGCGTTAA
- a CDS encoding VWA domain-containing protein — protein MPQYEYSKWDGSQEFRPQSAEKAFDELSEYLLHYGDQVLRQLDRFDDDDNPEIVELLQQEGLIERDREGKFVVAPKGLRRIQQSALTDLFQTFNRDAIGKHDSPHKGDGTVRHEDSRPYVYGDSLANLNLHETIKNAYTRQGGGVPIRVERDDWVVYETEHQTRAATVVLIDMSGSMGRYGKYGMTKKVALALQAMVRAQYPTDSLEMVGFYTLASKMTERELLNSAPKPVGLFDPRVHLRISLDAPLPRQVQHFTNIDAGLKLARNMLNKQAAENKQIIVITDGEPTAHIEGREAVLIYPPAEKTAAATLAEARRCATAGIRVSSFALIEDYFYLGLVNFVEEMARVTQGVAAYCSADDLGKYVFDSFVGGRRQRKMTR, from the coding sequence ATGCCCCAGTACGAATATTCCAAGTGGGACGGGTCGCAGGAGTTTCGCCCTCAGTCGGCCGAGAAGGCGTTTGACGAGTTGAGCGAGTACCTGCTGCACTACGGTGATCAGGTGCTCCGCCAGCTCGATCGCTTCGACGACGACGACAACCCCGAAATCGTCGAGCTGCTCCAGCAGGAGGGGTTGATCGAGCGGGACCGCGAAGGCAAGTTCGTCGTCGCCCCCAAGGGGCTTCGGCGCATCCAGCAAAGTGCGCTCACCGATCTGTTCCAGACCTTCAACCGGGATGCGATCGGCAAGCACGACTCTCCTCACAAGGGAGACGGTACCGTTCGGCACGAGGACTCACGTCCGTATGTTTATGGTGATTCGCTGGCGAACTTGAACCTGCACGAGACGATCAAGAACGCCTACACCCGCCAGGGGGGCGGCGTGCCGATTCGGGTCGAGCGTGACGACTGGGTCGTGTACGAGACCGAGCATCAGACCCGCGCCGCCACGGTTGTTCTGATCGACATGAGCGGGTCGATGGGCCGTTACGGCAAGTACGGCATGACCAAGAAGGTCGCCTTGGCGTTGCAGGCGATGGTCCGAGCGCAGTACCCGACCGATTCGTTGGAAATGGTCGGGTTTTACACGCTCGCCAGCAAGATGACCGAGCGCGAGCTCTTGAACTCGGCCCCTAAGCCGGTGGGGCTGTTTGACCCTCGGGTGCATCTGAGGATCAGCCTCGATGCCCCGCTCCCCCGGCAGGTGCAGCACTTCACCAACATCGACGCTGGGTTGAAGCTCGCCCGGAACATGCTGAACAAGCAGGCGGCCGAGAACAAGCAGATTATCGTCATCACCGATGGCGAACCAACAGCACACATCGAAGGACGTGAAGCCGTCTTGATTTACCCCCCCGCCGAGAAGACCGCCGCGGCCACGCTCGCCGAGGCGAGGCGCTGTGCCACGGCCGGAATTCGCGTCTCGTCGTTCGCCCTGATCGAAGATTACTTTTATCTGGGCCTGGTCAACTTCGTCGAGGAGATGGCCCGCGTGACCCAGGGGGTCGCCGCCTACTGCTCGGCCGACGACCTGGGGAAATATGTCTTCGATAGCTTCGTCGGCGGTCGTCGTCAGCGGAAGATGACTCGCTGA
- a CDS encoding AI-2E family transporter: protein MESTTKPASSSLTILATLGLIAALYLLKPILVTIALSILLTCLLSPATHLLRKLLPVGPVGAAVILFLLMAVAGLYGASLTAESLVRAAATFPADVERLASKVSDLINDAGKDHPYLANILPEPGTIDILGYTNRELLVNSLNYRLSDLTTWVGYGVIVLFLVLFLLAEGDTLVPRLVHLISVESAESKAVERTLKNLTRKIRAYLLARTVLNIGLGVATAVALMLLGIDFAVALGVFAAVTNYIPYLGNVAAGVLSVLITLGQRGSIADGLIVASVFLVIVTVEGYLVMPYVMGRSLDLNGTTVLIACLFWGFLWGLMGLILAIPITVSLKLVFQHVPSLRHWADLMSLAESSHEPAVAESPSPEPPAARRWMLARRSNSN from the coding sequence ATGGAGTCCACAACCAAACCGGCCAGTTCATCACTCACCATTCTGGCCACGCTCGGCCTGATCGCTGCGCTCTACCTGCTCAAGCCCATCCTGGTCACGATCGCCCTCTCGATCCTGCTGACCTGCTTGCTGTCTCCGGCCACCCATCTGCTACGGAAGCTCCTGCCGGTGGGTCCGGTCGGAGCGGCCGTCATCCTCTTCCTGCTGATGGCCGTGGCCGGACTTTACGGCGCCAGCCTTACGGCCGAGAGCCTCGTTCGAGCCGCCGCGACCTTTCCGGCAGACGTGGAGCGGCTCGCCTCAAAGGTCAGCGACCTGATCAACGACGCCGGCAAGGACCACCCGTATCTTGCCAACATCCTGCCCGAGCCGGGCACGATCGACATTCTCGGCTACACCAATCGCGAGCTGCTGGTCAACTCGCTCAATTACCGGCTCTCGGACCTGACGACCTGGGTCGGCTACGGGGTCATCGTTCTGTTCCTGGTGCTCTTTTTGCTGGCCGAGGGAGATACCCTCGTCCCGCGATTGGTCCACCTCATCTCGGTCGAATCCGCCGAGTCGAAGGCCGTCGAGCGCACCCTGAAGAATCTGACACGGAAGATCCGAGCGTACTTGCTGGCCCGAACCGTCCTGAACATCGGTCTGGGGGTGGCAACCGCCGTGGCCTTGATGCTCCTGGGAATCGATTTTGCCGTGGCGCTCGGCGTCTTCGCCGCCGTGACGAACTATATCCCCTATCTTGGCAACGTGGCGGCAGGAGTTCTCTCGGTCCTCATCACGCTCGGCCAGCGCGGCTCCATCGCCGACGGCCTGATCGTCGCCTCCGTCTTCCTGGTCATCGTCACGGTCGAGGGGTATCTGGTGATGCCCTACGTCATGGGACGCTCGCTCGACCTGAACGGGACGACCGTCCTCATCGCCTGCCTGTTCTGGGGGTTCCTCTGGGGCCTGATGGGCTTGATCCTCGCCATCCCCATCACCGTCAGTCTAAAATTGGTCTTCCAGCATGTGCCGTCGCTCCGCCACTGGGCCGACCTCATGAGCCTGGCGGAATCCTCGCACGAACCCGCCGTGGCCGAGAGCCCCTCCCCAGAACCCCCAGCCGCGAGGCGCTGGATGCTGGCCCGACGATCGAATTCCAACTGA
- a CDS encoding nitroreductase family protein — protein MGQHPNPLTVRKADHPIEPLFLKRWSPRAMSGEPITDGELKRLFEAARWAPSTRNEQEWRFLFAHKDSPHWPTFFDLLAPGNQGWCKQASVLVVVVAHKFFSNTGAPNPVHLYDAGAAWQNLALQGAAMGLVVHGMAGFDYDQARTALHVPEDFDVAAMIALGRPGDPATLPEDLRQREVPSLRRPIEQSICEGPFAF, from the coding sequence ATGGGGCAGCATCCCAACCCGTTAACCGTCCGAAAGGCCGATCATCCGATCGAGCCCCTATTCCTCAAGCGGTGGTCCCCCCGCGCGATGAGTGGCGAGCCGATCACCGATGGCGAACTGAAACGGCTCTTCGAAGCCGCTCGATGGGCTCCCTCAACCCGCAACGAGCAGGAATGGCGATTCCTCTTTGCCCACAAGGATTCGCCGCACTGGCCAACGTTCTTTGACCTGCTCGCGCCGGGCAATCAGGGGTGGTGCAAGCAGGCAAGCGTGCTGGTGGTGGTCGTCGCGCACAAGTTCTTTTCGAACACCGGAGCGCCCAATCCGGTCCATCTCTACGACGCCGGCGCCGCCTGGCAAAACCTGGCCCTGCAGGGCGCGGCCATGGGGCTGGTCGTTCACGGCATGGCCGGGTTCGATTACGACCAGGCACGAACCGCCCTCCATGTTCCCGAAGACTTCGACGTGGCCGCCATGATCGCCCTCGGTCGGCCGGGCGACCCGGCCACCTTGCCCGAAGATCTTCGCCAGCGCGAGGTCCCCTCCCTCCGCCGTCCCATTGAACAGAGCATCTGCGAAGGACCGTTCGCGTTTTAA
- a CDS encoding LamG-like jellyroll fold domain-containing protein, producing the protein MRYSVSLAVLAVCLGGLRSQAEAHDFRAGVAAIDISPETLPAIINGGFLRRDADQVRDPLFARAFVLDDGQTRIALCVVDTCMMPRELIDEAKALASDRVGIPTDRMMVSATHTHTAPAAMGCLGCPVDPVYAASLPSKIAEAIITAANRLEPAILGAAVVDDFDHTFCRRWIYRSDRMLTDPFGHRTVRANMHPGHQNPDAIGPSGPVDPALSVLAIQTADGKPLGVLANYSMHYYGTDAISSDYFGRFSTTLAEELGGGEGLVVSMSQGTSGDLMWMDYGAPTPNRDVLAYADAVAEVALGALKNLSYRDDVTLAMAEAPLTLGRRLPDDDRQDWARSVRSAMEGEEPRAIPEVYALEQFHLLDVPERELKLQAIRIGDVAITAIPNEVYGITGLKLKAASPLPITMNIELANGADGYIPPPEQHALGGYTTWPARTAGLEVEAEPKIVATLVELLETVSGSSRRPVRPQGGSYAQSVVEAGPIATFRLDELDGSRPANLMGGAPAHVEPGVALALPGPEGSAFVGANEEPNRAIHCAGGRLIADQIDLEGSYSLAFWFWNGLPTDARAVTGYLASIGPDANPDAPGDHLGIGGTHADLQAGRLFVFNGNSANDVRVGRTELPRREWCHVVLVRDGARVRVFLNGNPEPEIDAELPVTRPIADNLLVFGGRTDRFAGLEGKLDEVAVFDRALTAEDVASLFEAATSNDHD; encoded by the coding sequence ATGCGATACAGCGTTTCTCTCGCGGTCCTGGCCGTCTGTCTCGGCGGGCTCCGATCGCAGGCCGAGGCGCACGACTTCCGAGCCGGGGTCGCGGCCATTGACATCTCCCCGGAAACCCTACCGGCGATCATCAACGGTGGCTTCCTGCGGAGAGACGCCGATCAGGTGCGTGACCCCTTGTTCGCCCGGGCCTTCGTCCTGGATGACGGCCAGACCCGGATCGCGCTCTGTGTGGTTGACACCTGCATGATGCCTCGCGAGTTGATTGACGAGGCCAAGGCCCTGGCCAGCGACCGCGTGGGCATTCCGACCGACCGCATGATGGTCTCCGCCACCCACACCCATACCGCCCCCGCGGCCATGGGATGCCTCGGCTGCCCGGTCGATCCGGTGTACGCCGCCTCGCTCCCTTCGAAAATCGCCGAGGCCATCATCACAGCGGCCAACCGTCTCGAACCCGCAATACTGGGCGCGGCGGTCGTCGACGATTTTGATCATACGTTCTGTCGCCGATGGATTTATCGATCCGACCGGATGCTCACCGATCCCTTCGGCCACCGCACCGTCCGGGCCAACATGCACCCGGGGCACCAGAACCCCGACGCGATCGGCCCCTCCGGCCCGGTCGATCCGGCGCTGTCCGTCCTGGCGATTCAGACGGCCGACGGCAAACCGTTGGGCGTTCTCGCCAACTACTCCATGCACTATTACGGCACCGACGCCATCTCGTCCGACTACTTCGGCCGGTTCTCGACCACCTTGGCCGAGGAGCTCGGCGGCGGCGAGGGCCTGGTTGTGTCCATGTCGCAGGGGACCAGCGGCGACCTGATGTGGATGGACTACGGCGCCCCGACTCCCAATCGCGACGTCCTCGCCTACGCCGATGCCGTGGCCGAGGTCGCGCTCGGTGCCCTGAAGAACCTCTCCTATCGCGACGATGTCACCCTGGCCATGGCCGAAGCCCCCCTGACGCTCGGCCGTCGCCTGCCCGACGACGACCGGCAAGACTGGGCTCGATCGGTCCGCTCAGCGATGGAAGGGGAAGAACCCCGAGCCATCCCCGAAGTCTACGCGCTGGAACAGTTCCATCTGCTCGACGTCCCCGAGCGTGAGCTGAAGCTCCAGGCCATCCGCATCGGAGACGTGGCCATCACCGCCATCCCGAACGAGGTGTACGGCATCACCGGCCTGAAACTCAAGGCGGCCAGCCCCCTGCCGATCACCATGAACATCGAGCTGGCCAACGGCGCCGACGGCTACATCCCTCCTCCCGAACAGCACGCGCTGGGCGGTTACACCACCTGGCCGGCTCGCACGGCGGGCCTGGAAGTCGAGGCCGAGCCGAAAATCGTCGCAACTCTGGTCGAGCTGCTTGAGACGGTCTCCGGCAGCTCCCGACGGCCCGTCCGTCCTCAAGGAGGTTCGTACGCCCAATCGGTCGTCGAGGCGGGTCCGATCGCCACCTTCCGCCTCGATGAGCTGGATGGCTCACGCCCTGCCAACCTGATGGGAGGCGCTCCCGCCCACGTCGAGCCGGGAGTCGCCCTGGCCTTGCCCGGTCCCGAAGGTTCAGCCTTCGTCGGAGCCAACGAGGAGCCGAATCGCGCGATCCATTGCGCTGGCGGCCGACTCATCGCTGATCAGATTGACCTGGAAGGCTCCTACAGCCTCGCCTTCTGGTTCTGGAACGGCCTGCCGACCGACGCGAGAGCCGTCACCGGCTACCTGGCGTCGATCGGTCCCGATGCCAACCCCGATGCCCCCGGCGATCATCTCGGGATTGGCGGCACGCATGCCGACCTCCAAGCCGGTCGTCTGTTCGTCTTCAACGGCAATTCCGCGAACGACGTGCGGGTCGGTCGAACCGAGTTACCCCGTCGGGAATGGTGCCACGTCGTCCTTGTTCGGGACGGAGCTCGCGTCCGGGTCTTCCTCAACGGCAACCCCGAGCCCGAGATCGACGCCGAACTCCCCGTCACCCGCCCCATCGCCGACAATCTGCTCGTGTTCGGAGGACGGACCGACCGCTTCGCCGGTCTCGAAGGGAAGCTCGACGAGGTGGCCGTGTTCGACCGGGCCTTGACGGCGGAGGACGTCGCATCCCTTTTCGAAGCAGCAACGTCGAACGATCACGACTAA
- a CDS encoding Uma2 family endonuclease: protein MPTEARSHLPPLDDVQDHAELAPAEYPRLESDLPMMNPSPLTLCFAPEIELTDDLFWKICAANPELRLERTAEGNLEIMYPAGGESSRQNSLLNARLVNWNEARGDDAGVCFDSSAGFKLPSGATKGPDASWIARDRWLALTPKQRLVFPPICPDFVAELRSPSDSKRKLRDKLREYLANGARLGWLIDPLDGTVEISRPGQKPETLTRPEQLDGGDVLPGFVLNLRGILFD from the coding sequence ATGCCTACTGAGGCCCGTTCGCACCTGCCTCCCCTGGACGATGTCCAGGACCACGCAGAACTCGCCCCTGCCGAATACCCCCGGTTGGAGAGCGACCTGCCGATGATGAACCCCTCCCCCTTGACGCTCTGCTTCGCCCCCGAGATCGAACTGACCGACGATCTGTTCTGGAAGATCTGCGCGGCCAACCCCGAGCTTCGCCTGGAGCGGACCGCCGAAGGGAACCTGGAAATCATGTACCCGGCCGGTGGTGAATCGTCTCGGCAGAACAGCCTGTTGAATGCAAGGCTCGTGAACTGGAACGAAGCAAGGGGCGATGATGCGGGCGTCTGCTTCGATTCCTCCGCCGGCTTTAAACTCCCGAGTGGGGCGACGAAGGGCCCCGATGCGTCCTGGATCGCCCGCGACCGCTGGCTCGCCCTGACCCCCAAGCAACGCCTCGTCTTCCCCCCCATCTGCCCCGACTTCGTCGCCGAGCTGCGCTCCCCCTCCGACTCGAAGCGGAAACTCCGCGACAAGCTCCGGGAATACCTCGCCAACGGCGCCCGGCTCGGCTGGCTGATCGACCCGCTCGACGGCACGGTTGAAATTTCCCGGCCGGGCCAAAAACCGGAGACGCTGACCCGGCCCGAGCAACTCGACGGCGGCGATGTGCTGCCGGGATTCGTCCTCAACCTTCGTGGCATTCTGTTCGATTGA
- a CDS encoding AAA family ATPase has protein sequence MAASAQQAKTVEIGGVTLHLSAPDTTEQEWIGQDEILRQLSACWLMVDPKDLPLAPRLVGPPGIGKTTLAMAAAKLRKQPLYINQCTADTRPEDLLVTPVLSEQGKISYHASPLVTAMIVGGVCVLDEGNRMNEKSWASLAPLLDHRRYVESIIAGITIKAHPEFRCCVTMNEDESTYEVPDYILSRLQPQLALGFPERDDEMAILKYHLPFAASELLEMTVDFLQKAHELRLDFSPRDGINILRFAIKRMAQDPDHPLGRDRAWAESILCVLGEEAADLDALAHRRRRALGGQATPMGLGDLFFSPDDPLHPDADFDDDEDDEDEEDDDDAY, from the coding sequence ATGGCGGCATCAGCCCAGCAGGCCAAAACAGTCGAAATCGGTGGCGTGACCCTGCATCTCAGCGCTCCCGACACGACCGAGCAGGAGTGGATCGGCCAGGACGAGATTCTCCGCCAACTGTCGGCCTGCTGGCTGATGGTCGACCCGAAGGATCTCCCCCTGGCTCCCCGGCTGGTCGGGCCTCCCGGCATCGGCAAGACCACGCTGGCCATGGCCGCCGCCAAGCTGCGCAAGCAACCGCTTTATATCAACCAGTGCACGGCCGACACCCGGCCGGAAGACCTGCTCGTCACCCCGGTTCTCTCCGAGCAAGGGAAGATTTCCTACCACGCGTCCCCCTTGGTGACAGCGATGATCGTCGGTGGCGTCTGTGTCCTCGACGAGGGGAACCGGATGAACGAGAAGTCGTGGGCGAGCCTCGCCCCCCTGCTCGACCACCGGCGCTACGTGGAGAGCATCATCGCCGGCATCACCATCAAGGCCCATCCCGAGTTCCGCTGCTGCGTGACGATGAACGAGGACGAGTCCACCTACGAGGTCCCCGACTACATCCTCAGCCGACTCCAGCCGCAGCTCGCCCTCGGCTTCCCCGAGCGCGACGACGAGATGGCGATCCTCAAGTACCACCTCCCCTTCGCCGCCTCCGAGCTGCTGGAGATGACCGTCGACTTCCTCCAGAAGGCCCACGAGCTTCGGCTCGACTTCTCCCCAAGAGACGGGATCAACATCCTCCGCTTCGCCATCAAACGGATGGCCCAGGACCCCGACCATCCGCTCGGCCGCGATCGCGCCTGGGCCGAGTCGATCCTCTGCGTTCTTGGTGAAGAAGCGGCCGACCTCGACGCCCTCGCCCACCGCCGCCGCCGCGCCCTCGGCGGCCAGGCCACCCCGATGGGCCTTGGCGACCTCTTCTTCTCCCCCGACGATCCGCTCCACCCCGACGCCGATTTCGACGACGACGAGGACGACGAGGACGAGGAGGACGACGACGATGCCTACTGA
- a CDS encoding DUF4404 family protein, producing the protein MAQETPPPAEPEHLDQLRANLMESARLLRDAHHLDPEERGRLAELIDELGQALDPNAPPETAANLATSASALARALHEHRDEGFLSTTRARLDEAAAHAEAEAPFATQVVRRFLDLLAQIGI; encoded by the coding sequence ATGGCTCAGGAAACCCCGCCCCCCGCCGAACCCGAACACCTGGACCAGCTCCGGGCGAACCTGATGGAATCGGCCCGACTGCTGCGCGACGCGCACCACCTCGACCCCGAGGAACGCGGCCGCCTGGCCGAGCTGATCGACGAACTGGGCCAGGCCCTCGACCCCAACGCTCCCCCCGAAACCGCCGCCAATCTGGCCACCAGCGCCTCGGCCCTGGCCCGAGCGCTCCACGAGCACCGCGACGAAGGGTTCCTCTCGACCACCCGAGCCCGGCTCGACGAGGCCGCCGCTCACGCCGAGGCCGAGGCCCCCTTCGCCACCCAGGTGGTCCGGCGCTTCCTCGACCTGCTGGCGCAAATCGGTATCTAA
- a CDS encoding FG-GAP repeat domain-containing protein → MPLLTLPLAWLLAIGLVIDDPHVASVFELDGDGWVRHTIDDSSSGADGVRLADLNGDGLLDLATGWEEGGIVRAYLNPGPDRAKAPWPAVTVGQVASPEDAVIVDLDGDGFPDIVSSCEGKTQTVFVHWNPGDPAALLDPEAWTTEPIPATVGMQQWMWCVPMQVDGRFGVDLVVAGKNDGASLGWLEAPENPRNLSAWRWHPIRPVGWIMSLLAHDLDFDGDLDLIGSDRRGDRRGVFWLERRGPAHSTEWVEHPIGGEDAEVMFLDVADLNGREDILVATRDRGVQIFRTEEDSWQSSRIPLGDAIGTGKAVAVGELNGDGWLHLVVSTENARGKHGLVQITWIGKTIDGPVRLRTISGAQEGTKFDLVRLIDLDGDGDLDVLTCEETDGLGVIWYENPGPDLERR, encoded by the coding sequence ATGCCCTTGCTCACGCTTCCCCTGGCCTGGTTGCTCGCGATCGGCCTGGTAATCGATGATCCGCACGTTGCCTCCGTCTTCGAACTCGATGGCGACGGCTGGGTCCGCCACACGATCGACGACTCCTCCAGCGGAGCCGACGGCGTCCGACTGGCGGATCTCAACGGCGATGGCCTGCTCGACCTCGCCACCGGCTGGGAAGAAGGGGGAATCGTTCGCGCGTACCTGAACCCCGGTCCCGATCGGGCGAAGGCTCCGTGGCCGGCTGTCACCGTCGGGCAGGTGGCCTCTCCCGAAGACGCCGTCATCGTTGACCTGGACGGCGACGGATTCCCGGATATCGTCAGCTCGTGCGAGGGGAAGACCCAGACGGTCTTCGTCCACTGGAACCCGGGCGACCCGGCCGCATTGCTCGATCCTGAGGCCTGGACCACCGAACCGATCCCCGCGACCGTCGGGATGCAACAGTGGATGTGGTGCGTACCGATGCAGGTCGATGGCCGCTTCGGGGTCGATCTGGTCGTCGCGGGCAAGAACGACGGGGCGAGCCTCGGCTGGCTCGAAGCGCCCGAGAATCCGCGCAATCTGAGTGCCTGGCGCTGGCATCCGATTCGCCCGGTCGGCTGGATCATGTCTCTCCTGGCGCACGACCTGGACTTCGACGGCGACCTCGACCTGATCGGCTCCGACCGTCGCGGCGATCGCCGGGGCGTCTTCTGGCTCGAACGCCGAGGCCCGGCGCACTCGACCGAGTGGGTCGAGCACCCGATCGGTGGCGAGGACGCCGAGGTGATGTTCCTCGACGTGGCCGACCTCAACGGCCGGGAGGACATCCTCGTGGCCACCCGCGATCGGGGCGTCCAGATCTTCCGAACCGAAGAGGATTCCTGGCAATCGTCTCGCATCCCGCTCGGCGATGCGATCGGGACCGGCAAGGCGGTGGCCGTCGGCGAACTCAATGGCGACGGCTGGCTCCACCTCGTCGTCTCCACCGAGAACGCACGGGGGAAGCATGGCCTTGTCCAGATCACCTGGATCGGCAAGACGATTGACGGCCCGGTGCGTCTCCGGACCATCAGCGGTGCTCAAGAGGGCACAAAATTCGACCTCGTCCGCCTGATCGACCTCGACGGCGACGGCGATCTCGACGTCTTGACCTGCGAAGAAACCGATGGTCTGGGAGTGATCTGGTACGAAAATCCCGGTCCCGATCTGGAGCGCAGGTGA
- a CDS encoding carbon storage regulator — protein sequence MLVLSRKQGQRFQIGEDIRLTIVRIDRNSIRIGVEAPDGQMIYREELLTREPSDDDAAHARASSAQWV from the coding sequence ATGTTGGTTCTGAGCCGCAAGCAAGGTCAGCGTTTTCAGATCGGCGAGGACATCCGCTTGACCATCGTCCGGATCGACCGCAACTCCATTCGCATCGGCGTGGAAGCCCCCGATGGTCAGATGATCTATCGGGAAGAACTGCTCACCCGCGAGCCCTCGGACGACGACGCCGCGCACGCTCGGGCTTCCTCCGCTCAGTGGGTGTGA